A single Methanomicrobia archaeon DNA region contains:
- a CDS encoding anaerobic ribonucleoside-triphosphate reductase activating protein: MAAVNLGDIVPVSTIDWRGKTAMVIFLRGCPLNCVYCQNAQIRAGSNYVDLDDLEAEIVKNACVIDAVVLSGGEPCMQPVALEALAAVARKQGLLVAVQTCGYYPDAVESLLHQGLVEKLFLDIKAPLSSGARYDELTRATGVAARVKRTLEVCVHAAVEFEVITTVFKGLVAREEVTAIARELVARGAHAQPYIIQQGRAEVVSGRTLDATAVFSRAELKELAAEALSAAPLHEVRIRTREQGEEVVFKLSSGKKVNERTW; encoded by the coding sequence ATGGCAGCCGTAAACCTCGGCGATATCGTCCCCGTTTCTACCATCGATTGGCGCGGCAAGACCGCCATGGTCATCTTTTTGCGCGGATGCCCGCTCAACTGCGTTTACTGTCAGAACGCGCAGATCCGCGCGGGCTCGAACTACGTGGACCTGGATGACCTTGAGGCCGAGATCGTGAAGAACGCGTGCGTCATCGATGCGGTCGTGCTCTCGGGTGGTGAACCGTGCATGCAGCCGGTCGCACTGGAAGCACTTGCGGCCGTTGCCCGGAAGCAGGGGCTGCTCGTTGCCGTGCAGACCTGTGGCTATTATCCCGATGCGGTCGAATCGCTCCTGCACCAAGGGCTCGTTGAGAAGCTCTTCCTTGATATCAAGGCACCGCTCTCGTCCGGGGCGCGGTACGACGAGCTAACGCGGGCCACGGGCGTTGCGGCACGGGTAAAACGCACGCTCGAGGTCTGCGTTCACGCGGCTGTTGAGTTCGAGGTGATCACCACCGTCTTCAAAGGACTCGTGGCCCGTGAGGAGGTGACGGCAATCGCGCGCGAGCTTGTTGCACGGGGTGCCCATGCGCAACCGTACATCATCCAGCAGGGGCGGGCAGAGGTCGTTTCGGGTCGAACGCTCGATGCAACTGCAGTTTTCAGCCGTGCGGAGTTGAAAGAGCTCGCGGCTGAGGCGCTTAGCGCAGCGCCCTTGCACGAGGTGAGAATCAGAACACGAGAGCAGGGCGAGGAAGTGGTCTTTAAGCTGAGCTCAGGTAAAAAGGTAAACGAGCGAACATGGTGA
- a CDS encoding M42 family peptidase, whose protein sequence is MAELKELLRKLAEAHALSGYENEVRVIVEEELEDYADEISIDKLGNLIATHHGKKPSVMLAAHLDEIGLMVKHINDEGFITFSPIGGWFDQSLLNQRVILQARGGGLYGVIGSKPPHGMKQEEREKVIKLEDMFIDVGARTRDEVEQMGISVGTPVILDRHLADLGNERVTCKAFDNRAGVAVMIEALKRTTTDCEVYAVGTVQEEVGLKGARTSAYALTPDVALAIDVEVAGGHPGIEKKDRPVELGKGPVITVSDASGRGIITPPAVLNWLKETAAQYTIAYQLSVADGGNTDASVIHLTKCGIPTGIVSIPTRYIHSPVELLSLQDLTNCADLIARALERVVDYF, encoded by the coding sequence ATGGCTGAACTGAAAGAACTGCTGAGGAAATTGGCTGAGGCACATGCCCTCTCGGGCTACGAGAACGAGGTACGGGTGATCGTCGAGGAGGAGCTCGAGGACTATGCGGACGAGATCTCGATCGACAAGCTCGGGAATCTGATCGCGACGCACCATGGTAAGAAGCCGTCCGTGATGCTCGCCGCACACCTCGATGAGATCGGGCTCATGGTGAAGCATATCAATGACGAGGGTTTTATCACCTTCTCACCCATTGGCGGCTGGTTTGACCAGTCGCTGCTCAACCAGCGCGTGATTCTACAGGCCAGAGGTGGCGGTCTCTACGGCGTTATCGGCTCGAAACCGCCGCATGGCATGAAGCAGGAAGAGCGCGAGAAGGTGATCAAACTCGAAGATATGTTCATCGATGTCGGTGCGCGAACCAGAGACGAGGTGGAGCAGATGGGCATTTCAGTCGGGACTCCCGTCATCCTCGATCGCCATCTCGCCGATCTCGGTAACGAACGGGTTACCTGTAAGGCCTTTGACAACCGCGCAGGCGTTGCGGTAATGATCGAGGCGCTCAAGCGAACGACCACGGACTGTGAGGTGTATGCGGTAGGTACGGTGCAGGAAGAAGTGGGCCTGAAAGGTGCGCGAACCTCTGCGTATGCGCTCACACCGGACGTTGCCTTAGCGATCGATGTGGAAGTCGCGGGCGGCCATCCGGGCATAGAGAAGAAGGATCGGCCGGTGGAGCTGGGAAAAGGCCCCGTGATTACCGTCTCCGACGCCTCGGGCCGCGGCATTATCACGCCACCTGCGGTACTTAACTGGCTCAAAGAGACCGCAGCTCAATACACTATCGCCTACCAGCTCAGCGTCGCGGACGGGGGGAATACCGATGCGAGCGTGATCCATCTGACAAAGTGCGGTATCCCCACGGGTATCGTGAGCATTCCCACGCGCTATATACACTCGCCGGTCGAGCTGTTGAGCTTACAGGATCTCACGAACTGCGCCGACCTCATTGCGCGGGCGCTCGAGCGCGTGGTCGATTATTTCTGA
- a CDS encoding argininosuccinate synthase — protein MKRIVLAYSGGLDTSVCIPLLREQYGYDEVIAVLVDVGQPESDIKEGVNRATKLADVALLLDARQEFVHDYLFPLIKANGDYEGYVLGTAIARPLIAKKVVVVAQNRDAEAVAHGCTGKGNDQLRFDAIFRATDLAVVAPVRELSLTREEEHAYAAKHGIAFESEKRWSIDENLWSRSIEGSELEDPAAYPPEEIYKWTVSQDAAPEKPELIQVSFEQGVPVALNGERMDGLTLITRLNEVGGIHGIGRTDMIEDRVLGFKARENYEHPAATILLKAHRDLERLVLTRNELRFKAAVDQAWGELVYQGLVMDPLYDDLNAFINETQKRVTGTVHLKLSKGLACVLGRASPNALYSPGVSFDAKAETRIVEGFSVYHGFQSRLIRRSCD, from the coding sequence ATGAAGCGCATAGTGCTGGCATATTCCGGTGGCCTGGACACCTCGGTCTGCATCCCTTTGCTCCGCGAGCAGTACGGATACGACGAAGTGATCGCGGTGCTGGTGGACGTGGGGCAGCCCGAGTCAGACATAAAAGAGGGCGTGAATCGTGCTACGAAGCTCGCTGATGTCGCGCTACTCCTCGATGCCCGGCAAGAGTTCGTCCACGATTACCTCTTCCCCTTGATCAAAGCGAACGGGGACTACGAGGGATACGTACTGGGCACGGCCATCGCGCGACCATTGATCGCGAAGAAAGTGGTGGTGGTCGCGCAGAATCGTGACGCCGAAGCAGTGGCACACGGCTGTACGGGCAAAGGCAACGACCAGCTCAGATTCGATGCGATCTTCAGAGCTACCGATCTGGCAGTTGTGGCACCGGTACGAGAGTTGAGCTTGACACGCGAGGAGGAGCACGCGTATGCGGCGAAGCACGGTATCGCCTTTGAATCAGAGAAGCGCTGGAGCATCGACGAGAACCTCTGGAGCAGAAGCATAGAGGGGAGCGAATTGGAGGATCCCGCGGCCTACCCGCCAGAAGAGATTTATAAATGGACCGTTTCCCAGGATGCGGCACCGGAGAAGCCGGAATTGATACAGGTCAGCTTTGAGCAGGGCGTACCCGTAGCGCTGAATGGCGAGCGAATGGACGGCCTCACGCTCATCACGAGGCTGAATGAGGTGGGCGGCATTCACGGTATCGGGCGCACGGATATGATCGAGGATCGTGTCCTGGGCTTCAAGGCGCGCGAGAACTACGAGCATCCCGCGGCCACGATACTGCTGAAGGCGCACCGCGATCTCGAGCGGCTCGTGCTCACGCGCAACGAGCTGCGGTTCAAAGCGGCGGTTGATCAGGCCTGGGGTGAGCTGGTCTACCAGGGTCTGGTTATGGATCCACTCTACGACGACCTCAACGCCTTCATCAATGAGACTCAGAAACGCGTGACCGGTACGGTACACCTGAAGCTGAGCAAAGGACTCGCTTGTGTTCTGGGTCGCGCATCGCCGAACGCATTATATTCACCCGGTGTCTCATTCGACGCCAAAGCGGAGACGCGAATCGTCGAAGGCTTCTCGGTCTATCACGGATTCCAGTCACGACTGATCAGGAGGTCATGTGATTAA
- a CDS encoding 50S ribosomal protein L16, translating into MSRKPARMYTRVSGHAYVRREYLGGVPGSKITIFDMGNASVDFPVTLSLVAKESCQIRHNALEAARIFANRYLVKGVGRKNFYLKIRLYPHHVLRENKLATGAGADRVSSGMRHAFGRAVGTAARVKSGQRMLSVGVEPDNVEAAKEALRRASYKLPTPCRIVIDRGEELLAA; encoded by the coding sequence ATGAGCCGAAAACCAGCTCGTATGTACACACGAGTGTCAGGACATGCGTACGTGCGCCGGGAGTACCTGGGAGGTGTACCCGGTAGCAAGATCACCATCTTCGATATGGGTAATGCCAGTGTCGACTTTCCGGTGACGCTGTCCTTAGTCGCCAAGGAGTCCTGCCAGATTCGGCATAATGCGCTCGAAGCGGCTCGAATCTTCGCGAACCGGTATCTGGTCAAGGGCGTAGGGCGAAAGAACTTCTACCTGAAAATTCGGCTCTATCCGCACCACGTGCTGCGCGAGAACAAGTTGGCGACCGGCGCGGGTGCGGACCGCGTCTCGAGTGGCATGCGCCATGCCTTTGGCCGTGCAGTGGGAACGGCGGCACGGGTGAAGAGCGGGCAGCGAATGCTCTCCGTCGGCGTCGAGCCGGATAACGTCGAGGCGGCCAAGGAAGCGCTCCGCCGCGCGAGCTACAAGCTCCCCACACCCTGCAGGATCGTTATTGACCGGGGCGAAGAGCTGCTCGCGGCCTGA
- a CDS encoding molybdenum cofactor biosynthesis protein MoaB → MINEKTVVPSQHKRNLKQQYNCAILTISTSKYGKQAQGEIDPGDRSGAIAQELARQHGHAVVYYAVVPDDERLIGDGIVSALRSDADFIITTGGTGLTTHDITIEVVGHLLEKEIPGFGELFRLKSYEEIGTAAVLSRALAGVIAQKVIFCLPGSPHAVELALREIIMPELAHILKHVRE, encoded by the coding sequence ATGATAAATGAGAAAACGGTTGTTCCCTCTCAGCATAAGCGCAATCTAAAGCAGCAGTATAATTGCGCGATACTCACGATCAGCACCTCGAAATACGGGAAGCAAGCACAGGGTGAGATCGATCCCGGCGATCGTTCGGGAGCGATAGCGCAGGAGCTCGCGCGTCAGCATGGACACGCGGTCGTGTATTACGCGGTGGTGCCCGATGATGAGCGCCTCATTGGAGACGGTATAGTTTCTGCGCTGCGTTCGGATGCCGATTTCATCATCACGACAGGCGGAACCGGCTTGACGACGCACGATATCACGATAGAAGTGGTGGGGCACCTGCTGGAGAAGGAGATACCGGGCTTCGGCGAGCTCTTCCGGCTCAAGAGCTATGAGGAGATCGGCACGGCAGCGGTATTGAGCCGTGCACTTGCCGGCGTGATCGCACAGAAAGTGATTTTTTGCTTGCCCGGATCACCTCACGCAGTTGAATTGGCACTGCGAGAGATAATCATGCCTGAGCTCGCGCATATCCTGAAGCACGTGCGCGAGTAA
- a CDS encoding molybdopterin molybdenumtransferase MoeA has protein sequence MGKQFLEITEQQEVEALIARVATTLVENWTRSGRAVERVSITEALGRIAAAEVVSALDVPPFDRATMDGYAVVASDTFYADEVHPVSLQLLDTLFAGMQPTRIVTEGSCMGISTGASLPAGANAVVKIENAAECQEHREGRSVTAVQIFKPVAPAENVMHAGSDIKRGERILATNTVLTPRATGVLAACGLTEVLVHQKPRVAILSTGNELVAPGEALPPAKIYDVNAQTLCDSVRALGCIPCALGIARDTPEALSQLLERAIETEADVILVSGGTSAGVGDLLPQAIEARGEMLVHGVDIKPGKPFIFGMIQERPIFGLPGNPTSALITFNQFVAPLLRRLAGAAPEFAGRSGRTITAQVTQRIFSEPGRNEYVLVKLSAPGSPEEYHRATPVLSGSGAITTLAKADGYFLMAKGKELLEENELVDVVLFSELPAGTPW, from the coding sequence ATGGGGAAGCAGTTCCTGGAGATCACGGAGCAGCAGGAGGTAGAAGCGCTTATTGCACGCGTTGCGACCACGCTCGTGGAGAACTGGACGAGGAGCGGCCGTGCAGTGGAACGGGTGAGCATAACCGAGGCTCTTGGCCGCATTGCGGCAGCCGAGGTCGTCTCAGCGCTTGACGTCCCGCCCTTTGATCGTGCAACCATGGACGGCTACGCGGTCGTCGCTTCGGATACCTTCTATGCGGATGAAGTCCATCCGGTCTCACTGCAGCTCCTCGATACGCTCTTCGCCGGCATGCAGCCCACGCGCATCGTGACCGAAGGCTCCTGTATGGGTATTTCGACGGGCGCATCACTGCCAGCGGGCGCTAACGCCGTGGTCAAGATCGAGAATGCCGCTGAGTGTCAGGAGCACCGTGAAGGCAGATCGGTCACAGCGGTGCAGATCTTCAAACCGGTCGCTCCGGCTGAGAACGTGATGCATGCGGGCTCGGACATCAAACGGGGCGAGCGAATACTGGCGACTAACACGGTGCTCACGCCACGTGCGACCGGTGTTCTGGCGGCATGCGGGCTCACGGAAGTCCTCGTGCATCAAAAGCCCCGGGTTGCCATTCTCTCTACGGGTAACGAGCTCGTCGCACCGGGTGAAGCGCTCCCCCCGGCGAAGATCTATGATGTGAATGCGCAGACCCTCTGCGATTCGGTGCGAGCACTCGGTTGTATCCCCTGCGCGCTGGGGATTGCTCGGGATACCCCCGAAGCACTCTCCCAACTGCTAGAACGAGCGATAGAGACTGAAGCAGACGTTATTCTCGTGTCGGGCGGTACTTCAGCCGGCGTTGGCGATTTGCTGCCCCAAGCGATAGAGGCGCGCGGTGAGATGCTCGTACACGGCGTGGACATTAAACCCGGTAAGCCATTCATCTTCGGTATGATCCAGGAACGGCCAATATTCGGCCTGCCCGGGAATCCCACGTCCGCGCTGATCACCTTTAACCAGTTCGTGGCACCACTGCTGCGCCGACTCGCAGGTGCGGCACCCGAATTTGCGGGCCGATCTGGTCGGACAATCACCGCACAGGTGACGCAACGTATCTTCTCCGAGCCGGGGCGAAACGAATACGTGCTCGTTAAGCTCAGCGCGCCCGGGAGCCCGGAAGAGTATCACCGCGCTACGCCCGTACTCTCTGGCTCGGGCGCAATCACCACGCTCGCAAAGGCCGATGGCTACTTCCTCATGGCGAAGGGCAAAGAGCTGCTCGAGGAGAACGAGTTGGTGGATGTGGTTCTGTTCTCCGAGTTACCGGCCGGTACCCCCTGGTGA
- a CDS encoding flavin reductase family protein, with product MELAHNTFHKVLVRTAVVITTISARGIANAAPFSFNSPISFEPPLYGFSCNPAHDTWRNIRANGEFVVNVVGKELGERLHVLETDYPYEECELTHAGLTEARASTVKPPRIKEALAWLECTCEHAVELGDHIWITGRVVAAAVKDEYWKAPGVLDLEKANPLCHLSGDLFVTDLKEARYKRAP from the coding sequence ATGGAGCTTGCACACAATACCTTCCATAAGGTTCTTGTTCGCACCGCGGTGGTGATCACCACCATATCAGCTCGGGGTATCGCAAATGCCGCGCCGTTCAGCTTCAATTCACCCATCAGCTTCGAGCCACCGCTGTACGGATTCTCCTGTAATCCGGCACACGATACCTGGCGGAATATTCGGGCGAATGGCGAGTTCGTCGTCAATGTGGTGGGGAAAGAGCTTGGTGAGCGTCTGCACGTCCTGGAGACGGATTACCCGTACGAGGAGTGCGAGCTCACGCACGCGGGCTTAACCGAGGCACGAGCCAGCACGGTGAAGCCGCCGCGGATAAAAGAAGCGCTTGCATGGCTCGAATGCACCTGCGAGCATGCGGTCGAGTTGGGTGACCATATCTGGATAACGGGCCGGGTCGTGGCTGCGGCGGTGAAGGACGAGTACTGGAAAGCTCCCGGCGTTCTGGATCTCGAGAAAGCGAACCCCTTATGCCACCTGAGCGGTGACCTTTTCGTTACTGACCTGAAGGAGGCGAGATATAAGCGGGCGCCATGA
- a CDS encoding signal peptidase I: METKKVLLELGKSLLEALVIVVLIVSVAYAATGSWHIGFAVESGSMEPNMQVGDLILVQAPHRTTITTYAEGKLTGYDSFNTYGNVIIYRPNGLTAATPIIHRAMYWVEQGEAMPDGKPAPHEGYITKGDNNSGYDQPMLGVEPVKPEWIIAVAKVRVPYLGYPSLLLKKGF, from the coding sequence ATGGAGACGAAGAAGGTACTGCTTGAACTGGGCAAGAGTCTGTTGGAAGCGCTGGTCATCGTCGTGCTTATCGTTTCGGTCGCCTATGCGGCCACGGGCTCGTGGCACATTGGCTTCGCCGTTGAATCGGGGAGCATGGAGCCGAATATGCAGGTGGGCGATTTGATCCTCGTCCAGGCGCCGCACCGCACGACCATTACGACCTATGCAGAGGGTAAACTCACGGGATATGATTCCTTCAACACCTACGGGAATGTGATCATCTATCGCCCGAACGGGCTCACCGCGGCAACGCCCATCATCCATCGCGCGATGTACTGGGTTGAGCAAGGCGAGGCAATGCCGGATGGCAAGCCCGCGCCCCATGAGGGTTACATCACGAAAGGCGATAATAATTCCGGCTACGACCAGCCCATGCTGGGTGTCGAGCCGGTGAAGCCCGAGTGGATCATCGCGGTCGCGAAAGTCCGCGTTCCGTACCTCGGGTACCCCTCACTCCTCCTGAAGAAAGGTTTTTAA
- a CDS encoding potassium channel protein — protein MKTQEELRDEISTFNAKSVLVEMKDLSGSMLDLAYSAIIYNNPEIANEVFKLEQTMHSLLYKLRIAIMLGVRSIEDAFEFVGILQIASAAEKISNAAGDIAKVATSVSITDYLDREEFEEAILNVRIKPSSILRNKSLAELQLETETGMHVLALKRGSHWIFSPDKDERLLENDLIITSGPTEGIPAFCKLATGREYQEREKETEEGLQQKRLTEEIADLIADMKNLSELIVGLAYSAVRFYSKEIAQEVKNMEESMDRMKEELEILVIEAARGVTKRSNFAEFRGLLHIASSSEILSDAAYEIADVVLRATPLHPVFRASIEESDEIILKMAVKNPEIFDQTLKTLRIETRTGMFILAIRRREGRWVYNPAGSAVIKSGDLLIMRGPREGESKMREICGDLLPAA, from the coding sequence GTGAAGACACAAGAGGAATTGCGGGACGAGATCAGTACGTTCAATGCGAAGTCCGTGCTCGTGGAGATGAAGGATCTCTCAGGCTCGATGCTCGACCTCGCGTACTCCGCGATCATCTACAACAATCCGGAGATCGCGAACGAAGTGTTCAAATTGGAGCAGACGATGCACTCGTTGCTCTACAAACTGCGCATCGCGATCATGCTGGGTGTGCGGAGCATCGAAGACGCCTTTGAGTTCGTCGGCATCTTGCAGATCGCCTCGGCGGCGGAGAAGATCTCGAATGCCGCAGGCGACATTGCCAAGGTCGCGACCTCCGTGAGCATCACCGACTATCTTGACCGCGAGGAGTTCGAGGAAGCGATCCTCAATGTACGGATCAAGCCGTCGTCAATACTCAGGAATAAGTCGCTGGCCGAGTTGCAGCTCGAGACGGAGACGGGTATGCACGTCCTGGCGTTGAAACGAGGCTCGCATTGGATTTTCTCGCCCGATAAGGACGAGCGACTGCTGGAGAACGATCTGATCATTACCTCAGGTCCGACTGAGGGCATACCCGCGTTCTGTAAACTGGCGACGGGCCGCGAATATCAGGAGCGCGAGAAGGAGACGGAAGAAGGACTCCAGCAGAAACGACTCACCGAGGAGATTGCCGATCTCATCGCGGATATGAAGAACCTGTCCGAGCTGATCGTCGGGCTCGCGTATTCCGCCGTTCGCTTTTACAGTAAAGAGATCGCGCAAGAAGTGAAGAACATGGAAGAATCGATGGATCGTATGAAGGAAGAGCTGGAGATCCTGGTGATCGAGGCGGCGCGCGGGGTGACCAAGCGGAGCAATTTCGCGGAGTTCCGTGGCTTACTGCATATCGCGTCGTCCTCAGAGATCCTTTCAGATGCCGCTTACGAGATCGCGGACGTCGTCCTTCGTGCTACCCCGTTACATCCGGTCTTTCGTGCCTCGATCGAGGAATCCGACGAGATTATTCTGAAGATGGCAGTGAAGAACCCGGAGATATTTGACCAGACACTCAAGACGTTGCGAATCGAGACCCGCACCGGGATGTTCATCCTCGCGATCCGGCGACGGGAGGGCAGGTGGGTCTATAACCCCGCGGGAAGTGCCGTGATCAAGAGCGGCGATCTGCTCATTATGCGCGGGCCTCGCGAGGGCGAGTCGAAGATGCGGGAGATCTGCGGCGATCTCTTGCCTGCTGCGTAG
- the aroA gene encoding 3-phosphoshikimate 1-carboxyvinyltransferase codes for MNARVRRSTIEGEAIAPPSKSYTHRAITIAALAKRSEIFYPLLSGDTEATMAAARALGAGITVRRDEPAPKLLIDGVDGRPATPDDVLNAGNSGTTLRFFTAVAALCEGVTVLTGDDSLRKRPNGALLAALTDLGAEAISTKADGTAPLVVRGPLKGGTTTFNGSQSSQFVSGLLIACPLAGHDSYILATNLSSVPYMRMTTEVIQQAGVEIPCSCPEGSRDYAFPVTGGQAYSLARYTVPGDFSSASYLLAAAAISNSPVRVRNLFPSAQGDSRIVALLEAMGAALHWDRSAGVVEVNGTVTGGLQAISVDLRENPDLVPTIAVVAAVAAGTTDISGVAHLRLKETDRLRYLAEELTKLGVRITEKEDGLRIEGTKGTPLQAAAVSAHDDHRLAMALVVAALTARGESVVSGVDSVKISYPSFFKDMLTLGADIALS; via the coding sequence ATGAACGCGCGGGTACGCAGGTCCACGATCGAAGGTGAAGCTATCGCCCCACCCTCAAAGAGTTATACCCATCGGGCCATCACCATCGCCGCGTTGGCGAAGCGGAGTGAGATCTTCTATCCTTTGCTCTCGGGTGACACGGAAGCAACGATGGCTGCGGCGCGGGCGCTGGGTGCCGGTATTACGGTACGCCGTGACGAGCCGGCCCCGAAGTTGCTGATCGACGGCGTTGACGGCCGGCCAGCGACACCAGATGATGTGCTCAATGCCGGGAACTCCGGCACCACGCTCCGCTTCTTCACCGCGGTCGCTGCGTTGTGTGAGGGCGTTACGGTGTTGACCGGGGACGACTCGTTACGTAAACGTCCAAACGGGGCGCTCCTGGCTGCGCTCACAGATCTCGGTGCCGAGGCGATCTCGACGAAAGCTGACGGAACAGCCCCGCTCGTGGTTCGCGGGCCACTCAAAGGTGGCACGACCACGTTTAATGGGTCCCAGAGCTCGCAGTTCGTCTCAGGTTTGCTCATCGCCTGTCCTCTTGCGGGCCATGATTCATATATCCTGGCGACCAATCTTAGTTCAGTACCGTACATGAGAATGACGACCGAGGTCATCCAGCAGGCGGGCGTTGAGATCCCCTGCTCGTGTCCTGAAGGTTCTCGCGATTACGCATTCCCGGTTACGGGTGGACAGGCGTACTCGTTAGCACGATATACCGTCCCCGGCGATTTCTCATCCGCCTCATATCTCCTGGCGGCTGCGGCCATCTCGAATTCACCCGTACGGGTCCGGAATCTCTTCCCGTCCGCACAGGGCGACTCGAGGATCGTCGCCTTACTGGAAGCGATGGGGGCCGCTCTCCACTGGGATCGGTCGGCGGGCGTTGTCGAGGTGAACGGCACCGTAACAGGCGGGTTACAGGCGATCTCGGTAGACCTGCGCGAGAATCCTGATCTGGTGCCGACCATAGCGGTGGTGGCGGCCGTCGCTGCGGGTACGACCGACATATCGGGTGTGGCGCATCTCAGGCTTAAAGAGACCGATCGGCTGCGGTATCTCGCCGAGGAGCTCACGAAGCTGGGCGTGCGGATAACCGAGAAGGAAGATGGCCTCCGTATAGAAGGGACGAAGGGCACGCCCTTGCAGGCCGCAGCGGTCTCTGCTCACGATGACCATCGCCTGGCAATGGCGCTCGTGGTTGCGGCTCTTACCGCGCGCGGTGAATCGGTGGTCAGCGGGGTGGACAGCGTAAAGATCTCCTATCCCTCTTTCTTTAAGGATATGCTTACTCTGGGAGCAGATATTGCTCTTTCGTAA
- a CDS encoding slipin family protein: MAFEWVIGIVFFVILLLASSIKVVKEYERGVIFRLGRLVGARGPGLFLIIPIFETMVKIDLRVAVFDVTPQEVITKDNVTTRVNAVVYYRVLDPEKAVTEVEQYQYATSQIALTTIRSVIGQAELDELLSERDKLNKELQQIIDDATDPWGIKVSAVEIKDVELPKEMQRAMAAQAEAERNRRARVIAADAEFLAAKKIAEAANVLEKEEGGMFIRMLQTIQVATEEKATTVVIPFPVEMFTALGYGAHKQSKRSDESTETTD; encoded by the coding sequence ATGGCTTTCGAATGGGTTATTGGGATCGTATTCTTCGTTATCTTGCTCTTAGCTTCCTCAATCAAGGTGGTCAAGGAATATGAGCGCGGCGTTATCTTCAGACTCGGACGCCTGGTCGGTGCACGAGGCCCCGGGCTGTTCTTGATCATCCCGATCTTCGAGACCATGGTGAAGATCGACTTGCGGGTCGCTGTCTTCGATGTCACGCCGCAGGAGGTTATCACCAAGGATAATGTCACGACCCGGGTCAATGCCGTGGTGTATTACCGCGTGCTGGATCCCGAGAAGGCGGTGACCGAGGTGGAGCAGTATCAATATGCCACCTCTCAGATCGCACTGACGACCATCCGCAGTGTTATCGGACAGGCGGAACTGGACGAATTGCTCTCGGAGCGTGATAAGCTCAATAAGGAGCTGCAGCAGATCATCGACGACGCGACGGACCCCTGGGGGATCAAAGTCTCGGCCGTGGAGATCAAGGACGTGGAGCTGCCGAAGGAGATGCAGCGGGCGATGGCCGCGCAGGCTGAGGCTGAGCGGAACCGAAGGGCACGCGTGATCGCGGCAGATGCGGAGTTCCTGGCCGCGAAGAAGATCGCAGAGGCGGCGAACGTCCTCGAGAAAGAGGAAGGCGGCATGTTTATTCGGATGCTCCAGACCATCCAAGTGGCGACCGAGGAGAAGGCAACGACCGTCGTCATTCCCTTCCCGGTGGAGATGTTCACGGCACTGGGCTACGGCGCTCACAAGCAGTCTAAGCGCAGTGACGAGTCCACGGAGACCACGGACTAG